From a region of the Zerene cesonia ecotype Mississippi chromosome 11, Zerene_cesonia_1.1, whole genome shotgun sequence genome:
- the LOC119830572 gene encoding regulating synaptic membrane exocytosis protein 2 isoform X5: MADMPDLSHLTPEERAIIEGVIMRQRQEEQREHEIMRRKQDEVAVLEQTIRTRNEMQRAAGVELAATCHICLKTKFADGVGHSCHYCRVRCCARCGGKVTLRSNKVIWVCILCRKKQELLSKTGQWIHKSAGQDSMLWRMESDMRNLPPQVDATLDKRPKLERAHSAAEKENQPLQRSGSALRRQYSQQEAKCYGELEGLSRTHPHLVHPRQKPYGIDDIGAALPQSQLLSLPHGAAVHPPMPPRSSSSDDEVPECVSDENDEYRDRGDLEACASLRNPHLRSNVAANNYYNLTNHSPASYIPEGSGVLDTATVPTGGRSFDSVTDCRWRTRDEGESAYLRPYVRDEAHTSDRAVYKSAYLWEDSVDNRRFTERRKKTVRFDGHEGAATFPRGGRDSSVVPHDWASLRWESERQTSQDSATKDSGIDTSSTFTSSEDSNRGECPKFPLNWQVSTDGTRMIGHMVLRKSIVEGSSHSSAAILGLKVVGGKMLPDGTRGAIVEKVKKGSIADLEGQLRIGDEVLQWNGVPLQGRSAEDVAAVVANSKHDTHVELVVSRPLASARLLAQPWRTHKEVYTEVLGGGEKPSVLVTSPGSPDVHGRRRNARQNNHNANVAGRIQLKVYFDITALQLLVTVVSASGLSPRPDGSPRCPYAKIFLLPDKSEKSKRRTKTLANTLEPRWNQTFVYCGIRISDIKKRTLEVTVWDLNRYGPNDFLGEVLLDLDNMVMNHEPSWYKLKPHDEFAGFGRYREDEADGEHLSPPSTSTSRLSDSDTPSECDLRRHHSLSSLASSSSPPPPNEIDGTRCSRRDMSPAGRVRTAGMARERGPGYVARSQSAAGGRSVSPRRSLSPPNDRDAYRYTVCEDRGDGARLPTHAYAPRFQSRSATATPTTSPKKRQLPQIPHQNTQRAMRAQVSADLEERKWIAPHHIGATLTYRSTPQGWERHYAGLSDSELASRGGGGWAPRRRLSPDAAAGDSDIESVASVTSSAFSTQSERPRPTRMLSNDYGGRENGRHNNHPPTLERRESRRGQFTRSLSNADAPDEKADGSLSDTALGATSENEPAGDDTLLKAEPRDYFGPGMGKKSNSTSQLSATGRKRRLGFGKRGKNSFTVQRSEEVVPGELRGGTGVSRASSASSENDDDRWSPGMRGSSSSDGGGLSDFIDGLGPGQLVGRQLLGAPTLGDVQLSMCYQKGFLEVEVIRARGLQARQGSRTLPAPYVKVYLVSGKRCIAKAKTNTARRTLDPLYQQTLTFRENFKGCILQVTVWGDYGRIEGKKVFMGVAQIMLDDLNLSNIVIGWYKLFGTTSL; the protein is encoded by the exons ATGGCCGACATGCCAGACCTATCGCACCTTACGCCCGAAGAGCGCGCCATCATCGAGGGCGTTATTATGCGGCAAAGACAAGAGGAACAACGCGAACATGAGATAATGAG ACGGAAGCAAGACGAAGTTGCTGTTTTGGAGCAAACGATTCGTACTAGGAATGAGATGCAACGTGCAGCTGGCGTTGAGCTGGCTGCTACATGTcacatttgtttaaaaaccaAGTTTGCTGACGGTGTCGGCCACTCCTGCCACTACTGTCGCGTTCGATGCTGCGCTCGCTGTGGAGGAAAAGTTACTTTACGATCTAACAAG GTAATTTGGGTCTGTATTCTCTGTCGTAAAAAACAAGAGCTCTTGTCGAAAACTGGACAATGGATTCACAAAAGTGCCGGTCAAGATTCCATGCTTTGGAGAATGGAGTCAGATATGAGAAATTTACCACCTCAGGTAGATGCAACATTAGATAAAAGACCTAAACTTGAAAGAGCGCACAGTGCGGCAGAAAAAGAGAACCAACCGTTACAGAGATCTGGAAGTGCCCTCCGACGTCAGTATAGCCAACAAGAGGCGAAATGTTATGGAGAATTGGAGGGGCTGTCGAGAACTCATCCACATCTCGTCCATCCAAGGCAAAAGCCATACGGAATAGACGATATAGGCGCAGCCCTACCACAATCGCAGTTGTTGTCGCTGCCACATGGAGCAGCTGTCCACCCTCCGATGCCACCTCGCTCCTCGTCTTCCGATGATGAAGTACCAGAATGTGTTTCCGATGAAAACGACGAGTATCGAGATCGCG GAGATCTAGAGGCGTGTGCTTCACTTCGAAACCCTCATCTGCGCTCCAACGTGGCTGCAAACAACTATTACAATTTAACTAATCATTCGCCGGCCTCATACATACCAGAGGGAAGCGGAGTACTAGACACTGCCACAGTGCCAACTGGTGGACGTAGTTTTGACTCGGTCACAGATTGTCGGTGGCGCACGCGCGACGAAGGGGAGAGTGCGTACTTGCGACCCTACGTAAGAGACGAAGCGCATACATCCGACCGGGCAGTATATAAAAGCGCCTATCTGTGGGAAGATTCTGTCGACAATAGAAGATTTActgaaagaagaaaaaaaactgttaGATTCGACGGTCACGAAGGGGCAGCAACATTTCCACGAGGAGGCCGTGACTCATCAGTCGTGCCACATGATTGGGCCTCTTTAAGGTGGGAATCTGAACGTCAAACGAGTCAAGACTCAGCTACAAAAGATTCAGGCATCGACACGTCTAGCACTTTTACTTCCAGTGAAGATTCTAACAGGGGCGAGTGCCCTAAG TTTCCGTTAAACTGGCAAGTATCTACGGATGGCACTCGCATGATCGGTCATATGGTGTTACGGAAGAGTATAGTCGAAGGGAGCTCTCACTCGTCCGCTGCTATTCTTGGCTTGAAAGTAGTTGGGGGGAAAATGCTACCAGATGGCACAAGAGGAGCTATAGTGGAGAAGGTCAAAAAAGGATCAATTGCAGATTTAGAAGGACAACTTAGAATAG gCGATGAAGTCTTGCAATGGAACGGGGTTCCATTGCAAGGACGAAGTGCTGAGGACGTCGCAGCAGTGGTGGCTAACAGCAAGCACGACACGCACGTAGAACTCGTCGTGTCCCGCCCTTTGGCTTCTGCTAGACTCCTTGCTCAACCGTGGAGAACCCACAAAG AAGTATACACGGAGGTTCTGGGTGGCGGCGAAAAACCAAGCGTACTGGTGACGTCGCCGGGATCTCCTGATGTCCACGGCCGTCGTCGGAACGCGAgacaaaataatcataatgcTAATGTAGCTGGTCGAATACAG CTCAAAGTCTATTTCGACATAACGGCGCTCCAACTTCTAGTCACAGTGGTATCAGCTAGTGGGCTCAGCCCTCGACCCGACGGTTCTCCACGATGCCCTTATGCAAAAATTTTCCTCCTACCAGACAAAAGCGAAAAGAGCAAACGTAGAACCAAGACCCTTGCTAACACTCTGGAACCAAGATGGAATCAAACATTCGTTTATTGTGGCATACGTATTTCAGACATAAAGAAAAGAACTTTGGAG gTGACAGTTTGGGATTTAAATCGTTATGGACCAAACGACTTCCTTGGAGAAGTCCTTTTAGACCTTGACAATATGGTGATGAATCATGAGCCAAGTTGGTACAAATTGAAACCGCATGACGAATTTGCTGGTTTTGGT AGGTACCGTGAAGATGAGGCGGACGGTGAGCACTTATCACCACCATCTACATCAACTTCGCGGCTGTCAGACTCCGACACTCCCAGCGAATGCGACCTGCGGCGTCATCACTCTTTGTCTAGCCTGGCTTCAAGCTCTAGTCCACCTCCACCGAATGAG ATCGATGGCACACGTTGCAGCAGACGAGATATGTCTCCGGCTGGTCGGGTGCGCACTGCGGGTATGGCCAGAGAAAGG GGCCCTGGATACGTAGCGAGGTCGCAATCCGCGGCCGGCGGGCGGAGTGTTTCGCCGCGCCGCTCACTCTCGCCGCCCAACGACAGGGATGCTTACCGCTATACAG TATGTGAAGATCGCGGTGATGGCGCACGGTTGCCGACTCATGCTTATGCACCTCGGTTTCAATCTCGCTCAGCAACCGCGACACCTACGACCAGCCCAAAGAAACGACAGCTCCCACAGATTCCACACCAG AATACACAAAGGGCGATGCGAGCACAGGTGTCGGCGGATCTCGAAGAACGTAAGTGGATCGCCCCGCATCATATTGGCGCCACACTCACCTACCGCAGCACGCCACAAG GTTGGGAAAGGCACTACGCAGGACTCTCGGACTCCGAGCTGGCgtcgcgcggcggcggcggctgGGCGCCTCGCCGCCGCCTCTCGCCCGACGCGGCCGCTGGAGACTCCGACATAGAATCCGTCGCGTCTGTCACGTCCAGTGCGTTCAGCACGCAGTCTGAGAGACCGCGTCCGACGAGAATGCTCAG CAATGATTATGGAGGTAGAGAAAACGGTCGACATAATAATCACCCTCCTACTCTGGAAAGGCGAGAGTCGAGACGTGGACAATTTACGAGAAGTCTGAGCAATGCTGATGCGCCTGACGAAAAAGCAg atggCAGTCTAAGTGATACAGCCCTTGGTGCTACTTCTGAGAACGAGCCTGCTGGTGACGATACTTTGTTGAAAGCAGAGCCAAGAGACTATTTTGGTCCGGGCATGGGAAAGAAAAGTAATTCAACATCCCAACTATCGGCCACAg GACGAAAAAGAAGGTTAGGTTTTGGTAAACGCGGAAAAAATTCGTTTACTGTACAACGCAGTGAAGAAGTTGTTCCGGGTGAGTTAAGGGGAGGCACTGGAGTGTCGCGGGCCTCCTCAGCCTCCAGTGAAAACGACGATGACAG GTGGTCCCCCGGAATGCGAGGCTCTAGTTCGTCGGATGGGGGAGGCTTGTCTGACTTCATCGACGGTCTGGGCCCGGGCCAATTGGTGGGAAGACAGCTGTTGGGCGCGCCTACGTTGGGCGACGTACAACTGTCTATGTGCTATCAAAAGGGCTTCCTCGAG GTGGAAGTGATCCGCGCCCGCGGGCTGCAAGCGCGGCAGGGCAGCCGCACGCTGCCCGCGCCCTACGTGAAGGTGTACCTGGTGAGCGGCAAGCGCTGCATCGCCAAGGCCAAGACCAACACCGCGCGGCGCACCCTCGACCCGCTCTACCAGCAGACGCTCACCTTCCGCGAGAACTTCAAGGGGTGCATATTGCAA GTAACAGTGTGGGGAGATTACGGTCGCATAGAGGGCAAAAAGGTGTTCATGGGTGTGGCCCAAATTATGTTAGATGATCTCAATTTATCCAACATAGTCATTGGATGGTACAAACTCTTCGGAACAACGTCTTtg TAA
- the LOC119830572 gene encoding regulating synaptic membrane exocytosis protein 2 isoform X1, protein MADMPDLSHLTPEERAIIEGVIMRQRQEEQREHEIMRRKQDEVAVLEQTIRTRNEMQRAAGVELAATCHICLKTKFADGVGHSCHYCRVRCCARCGGKVTLRSNKVIWVCILCRKKQELLSKTGQWIHKSAGQDSMLWRMESDMRNLPPQVDATLDKRPKLERAHSAAEKENQPLQRSGSALRRQYSQQEAKCYGELEGLSRTHPHLVHPRQKPYGIDDIGAALPQSQLLSLPHGAAVHPPMPPRSSSSDDEVPECVSDENDEYRDRGDLEACASLRNPHLRSNVAANNYYNLTNHSPASYIPEGSGVLDTATVPTGGRSFDSVTDCRWRTRDEGESAYLRPYVRDEAHTSDRAVYKSAYLWEDSVDNRRFTERRKKTVRFDGHEGAATFPRGGRDSSVVPHDWASLRWESERQTSQDSATKDSGIDTSSTFTSSEDSNRGECPKFPLNWQVSTDGTRMIGHMVLRKSIVEGSSHSSAAILGLKVVGGKMLPDGTRGAIVEKVKKGSIADLEGQLRIGDEVLQWNGVPLQGRSAEDVAAVVANSKHDTHVELVVSRPLASARLLAQPWRTHKEVYTEVLGGGEKPSVLVTSPGSPDVHGRRRNARQNNHNANVAGRIQLKVYFDITALQLLVTVVSASGLSPRPDGSPRCPYAKIFLLPDKSEKSKRRTKTLANTLEPRWNQTFVYCGIRISDIKKRTLEVTVWDLNRYGPNDFLGEVLLDLDNMVMNHEPSWYKLKPHDEFAGFGRYREDEADGEHLSPPSTSTSRLSDSDTPSECDLRRHHSLSSLASSSSPPPPNEIDGTRCSRRDMSPAGRVRTAGMARERGPGYVARSQSAAGGRSVSPRRSLSPPNDRDAYRYTVCEDRGDGARLPTHAYAPRFQSRSATATPTTSPKKRQLPQIPHQNTQRAMRAQVSADLEERKWIAPHHIGATLTYRSTPQGWERHYAGLSDSELASRGGGGWAPRRRLSPDAAAGDSDIESVASVTSSAFSTQSERPRPTRMLSRKRNFRPIFKSSSCDSFITDTCISPTIPFRSIYSPWSTLTSRKYVPDFDRFNNSYSSITRRQFNNRLYPTLQRSHSIGASLKDSFKAYESIMRDPKYDEKYQYSKSYVSNLFNKNHIKYPNFTFLPNIGKVVKSSLSSYFDKPYSKLRDYSSSINDRKLMNDYHIESKVKNGYGSNKKRNLRMLKHLRGSFNFQSFDEDPYFSQDVLLPTIADEINEDMYTDHFHGYGSDSSLATMIHVSTDKPKANILEHDLSENSYIARTDILPKKCLSLDLSRMNGTRFNKHKALYKEYFNSVDITPNSEINDHLNFTLNSDDNGYSRDIYNRLLYTKISPTTTTPVTPEDIIDLYENIAKCNIFDISPNIRDDIAPPKKSNYKKRTNIVSINEIPTVQEFYSPDSLSPFPSPDFEPYKEPVRSESKHARNSSYAKHEVEKYSRTRANSFSTISSPHHGSPHRALAPVDSHSPPNVTNTTEKTNNNQPTTKQRQENMDDIECTTNANNKRKKLVEMGSQSSNDYGGRENGRHNNHPPTLERRESRRGQFTRSLSNADAPDEKADGSLSDTALGATSENEPAGDDTLLKAEPRDYFGPGMGKKSNSTSQLSATGRKRRLGFGKRGKNSFTVQRSEEVVPGELRGGTGVSRASSASSENDDDRWSPGMRGSSSSDGGGLSDFIDGLGPGQLVGRQLLGAPTLGDVQLSMCYQKGFLEVEVIRARGLQARQGSRTLPAPYVKVYLVSGKRCIAKAKTNTARRTLDPLYQQTLTFRENFKGCILQVTVWGDYGRIEGKKVFMGVAQIMLDDLNLSNIVIGWYKLFGTTSL, encoded by the exons ATGGCCGACATGCCAGACCTATCGCACCTTACGCCCGAAGAGCGCGCCATCATCGAGGGCGTTATTATGCGGCAAAGACAAGAGGAACAACGCGAACATGAGATAATGAG ACGGAAGCAAGACGAAGTTGCTGTTTTGGAGCAAACGATTCGTACTAGGAATGAGATGCAACGTGCAGCTGGCGTTGAGCTGGCTGCTACATGTcacatttgtttaaaaaccaAGTTTGCTGACGGTGTCGGCCACTCCTGCCACTACTGTCGCGTTCGATGCTGCGCTCGCTGTGGAGGAAAAGTTACTTTACGATCTAACAAG GTAATTTGGGTCTGTATTCTCTGTCGTAAAAAACAAGAGCTCTTGTCGAAAACTGGACAATGGATTCACAAAAGTGCCGGTCAAGATTCCATGCTTTGGAGAATGGAGTCAGATATGAGAAATTTACCACCTCAGGTAGATGCAACATTAGATAAAAGACCTAAACTTGAAAGAGCGCACAGTGCGGCAGAAAAAGAGAACCAACCGTTACAGAGATCTGGAAGTGCCCTCCGACGTCAGTATAGCCAACAAGAGGCGAAATGTTATGGAGAATTGGAGGGGCTGTCGAGAACTCATCCACATCTCGTCCATCCAAGGCAAAAGCCATACGGAATAGACGATATAGGCGCAGCCCTACCACAATCGCAGTTGTTGTCGCTGCCACATGGAGCAGCTGTCCACCCTCCGATGCCACCTCGCTCCTCGTCTTCCGATGATGAAGTACCAGAATGTGTTTCCGATGAAAACGACGAGTATCGAGATCGCG GAGATCTAGAGGCGTGTGCTTCACTTCGAAACCCTCATCTGCGCTCCAACGTGGCTGCAAACAACTATTACAATTTAACTAATCATTCGCCGGCCTCATACATACCAGAGGGAAGCGGAGTACTAGACACTGCCACAGTGCCAACTGGTGGACGTAGTTTTGACTCGGTCACAGATTGTCGGTGGCGCACGCGCGACGAAGGGGAGAGTGCGTACTTGCGACCCTACGTAAGAGACGAAGCGCATACATCCGACCGGGCAGTATATAAAAGCGCCTATCTGTGGGAAGATTCTGTCGACAATAGAAGATTTActgaaagaagaaaaaaaactgttaGATTCGACGGTCACGAAGGGGCAGCAACATTTCCACGAGGAGGCCGTGACTCATCAGTCGTGCCACATGATTGGGCCTCTTTAAGGTGGGAATCTGAACGTCAAACGAGTCAAGACTCAGCTACAAAAGATTCAGGCATCGACACGTCTAGCACTTTTACTTCCAGTGAAGATTCTAACAGGGGCGAGTGCCCTAAG TTTCCGTTAAACTGGCAAGTATCTACGGATGGCACTCGCATGATCGGTCATATGGTGTTACGGAAGAGTATAGTCGAAGGGAGCTCTCACTCGTCCGCTGCTATTCTTGGCTTGAAAGTAGTTGGGGGGAAAATGCTACCAGATGGCACAAGAGGAGCTATAGTGGAGAAGGTCAAAAAAGGATCAATTGCAGATTTAGAAGGACAACTTAGAATAG gCGATGAAGTCTTGCAATGGAACGGGGTTCCATTGCAAGGACGAAGTGCTGAGGACGTCGCAGCAGTGGTGGCTAACAGCAAGCACGACACGCACGTAGAACTCGTCGTGTCCCGCCCTTTGGCTTCTGCTAGACTCCTTGCTCAACCGTGGAGAACCCACAAAG AAGTATACACGGAGGTTCTGGGTGGCGGCGAAAAACCAAGCGTACTGGTGACGTCGCCGGGATCTCCTGATGTCCACGGCCGTCGTCGGAACGCGAgacaaaataatcataatgcTAATGTAGCTGGTCGAATACAG CTCAAAGTCTATTTCGACATAACGGCGCTCCAACTTCTAGTCACAGTGGTATCAGCTAGTGGGCTCAGCCCTCGACCCGACGGTTCTCCACGATGCCCTTATGCAAAAATTTTCCTCCTACCAGACAAAAGCGAAAAGAGCAAACGTAGAACCAAGACCCTTGCTAACACTCTGGAACCAAGATGGAATCAAACATTCGTTTATTGTGGCATACGTATTTCAGACATAAAGAAAAGAACTTTGGAG gTGACAGTTTGGGATTTAAATCGTTATGGACCAAACGACTTCCTTGGAGAAGTCCTTTTAGACCTTGACAATATGGTGATGAATCATGAGCCAAGTTGGTACAAATTGAAACCGCATGACGAATTTGCTGGTTTTGGT AGGTACCGTGAAGATGAGGCGGACGGTGAGCACTTATCACCACCATCTACATCAACTTCGCGGCTGTCAGACTCCGACACTCCCAGCGAATGCGACCTGCGGCGTCATCACTCTTTGTCTAGCCTGGCTTCAAGCTCTAGTCCACCTCCACCGAATGAG ATCGATGGCACACGTTGCAGCAGACGAGATATGTCTCCGGCTGGTCGGGTGCGCACTGCGGGTATGGCCAGAGAAAGG GGCCCTGGATACGTAGCGAGGTCGCAATCCGCGGCCGGCGGGCGGAGTGTTTCGCCGCGCCGCTCACTCTCGCCGCCCAACGACAGGGATGCTTACCGCTATACAG TATGTGAAGATCGCGGTGATGGCGCACGGTTGCCGACTCATGCTTATGCACCTCGGTTTCAATCTCGCTCAGCAACCGCGACACCTACGACCAGCCCAAAGAAACGACAGCTCCCACAGATTCCACACCAG AATACACAAAGGGCGATGCGAGCACAGGTGTCGGCGGATCTCGAAGAACGTAAGTGGATCGCCCCGCATCATATTGGCGCCACACTCACCTACCGCAGCACGCCACAAG GTTGGGAAAGGCACTACGCAGGACTCTCGGACTCCGAGCTGGCgtcgcgcggcggcggcggctgGGCGCCTCGCCGCCGCCTCTCGCCCGACGCGGCCGCTGGAGACTCCGACATAGAATCCGTCGCGTCTGTCACGTCCAGTGCGTTCAGCACGCAGTCTGAGAGACCGCGTCCGACGAGAATGCTCAG CCGCAAACGGAACTTTCGTCCTATTTTTAAATCCTCTTCTTGTGATAGCTTCATTACAGATACTTGCATATCACCTACTATCCCCTTCCGATCCATTTATAGTCCTTGGAGTACCCTGACAAGTAGGAAGTACGTACCGGACTTTGATAGATTCAATAATTCTTATTCATCCATAACAAGAAGACAATTTAATAATCGCCTGTATCCAACTCTACAACGTAGTCATTCTATAGGTGCTAGTTTAAAGGATAGCTTTAAAGCTTATGAAAGCATAATGAGAGATCCTAAATACGATGAAAAATATCAGTACAGTAAAAGTTACGTTTCGAATCTTTTTAACaagaatcatataaaatatccaaattttacatttcttcCTAATATTGGCAAGGTAGTTAAATCTTCTCTGAGTTCTTATTTTGATAAACCTTACAGCAAGTTACGAGATTATTCGAGCTCCATTAATGATcgtaaattaatgaatgattaTCACATTGAGAGTAAGGTCAAAAATGGATATGGAAGTAACAAAAAGAGAAATTTACGAATGCTAAAACATTTACGTGGTTCTTTTAATTTCCAATCATTTGACGAAGATCCTTATTTCTCACAAGATGTATTATTGCCGACTATTGCTGACGAGATCAATGAAGATATGTATACGGACCATTTTCATGGGTATGGTAGTGATTCTAGTTTAGCCACAATGATACACGTCAGTACAGACAAACCCAAAGCTAACATTTTAGAGCACGATTTAAGCGAAAATTCATATATAGCAAGGACAGATATCTTACCTAAAAAGTGTTTATCTCTTGATCTTAGCAGAATGAATGGAACAAggtttaataaacataaggCACTATACAAAGAATACTTTAACAGTGTTGATATAACTCCAAATTCAGAAATTAATGATCATttgaattttacattaaatagcGACGATAACGGTTATAGTAGGGATATATACAATCGATTACTTTACACTAAGATATCGCCTACGACGACTACACCCGTGACACCTGAGGATATTATTGATTTGTACGAAAACATTGccaaatgtaacatttttgatataagTCCAAATATCAGGGATGATATAGCTCCACCAAAGAAATCAAACTATAAAAAGCGAACAAACATAGTAAGTATAAACGAAATTCCCACCGTACAAGAGTTTTATTCGCCTGATTCCCTTTCTCCCTTTCCAAGTCCAGATTTTGAACCATACAAAGAACCCGTAAGATCAGAATCTAAGCATGCTCGCAATTCATCATATGCAAAACACGAAGTAGAAAAGTATAGTCGTACTAGAGCTAATTCGTTCTCTACAATTTCTTCCCCACATCACGGCTCACCTCATCGCGCGCTCGCTCCTGTTGATTCGCACTCGCCTCCAAATGTCACCAACACAAcggaaaaaacaaataacaaccAACCAACTACAAAACAACGTCAAGAAAATATGGATGACATCGAATGTACGAcgaatgcaaataataaacgGAAGAAACTTGTTGAAATGGGATCTCAAAGCAGCAATGATTATGGAGGTAGAGAAAACGGTCGACATAATAATCACCCTCCTACTCTGGAAAGGCGAGAGTCGAGACGTGGACAATTTACGAGAAGTCTGAGCAATGCTGATGCGCCTGACGAAAAAGCAg atggCAGTCTAAGTGATACAGCCCTTGGTGCTACTTCTGAGAACGAGCCTGCTGGTGACGATACTTTGTTGAAAGCAGAGCCAAGAGACTATTTTGGTCCGGGCATGGGAAAGAAAAGTAATTCAACATCCCAACTATCGGCCACAg GACGAAAAAGAAGGTTAGGTTTTGGTAAACGCGGAAAAAATTCGTTTACTGTACAACGCAGTGAAGAAGTTGTTCCGGGTGAGTTAAGGGGAGGCACTGGAGTGTCGCGGGCCTCCTCAGCCTCCAGTGAAAACGACGATGACAG GTGGTCCCCCGGAATGCGAGGCTCTAGTTCGTCGGATGGGGGAGGCTTGTCTGACTTCATCGACGGTCTGGGCCCGGGCCAATTGGTGGGAAGACAGCTGTTGGGCGCGCCTACGTTGGGCGACGTACAACTGTCTATGTGCTATCAAAAGGGCTTCCTCGAG GTGGAAGTGATCCGCGCCCGCGGGCTGCAAGCGCGGCAGGGCAGCCGCACGCTGCCCGCGCCCTACGTGAAGGTGTACCTGGTGAGCGGCAAGCGCTGCATCGCCAAGGCCAAGACCAACACCGCGCGGCGCACCCTCGACCCGCTCTACCAGCAGACGCTCACCTTCCGCGAGAACTTCAAGGGGTGCATATTGCAA GTAACAGTGTGGGGAGATTACGGTCGCATAGAGGGCAAAAAGGTGTTCATGGGTGTGGCCCAAATTATGTTAGATGATCTCAATTTATCCAACATAGTCATTGGATGGTACAAACTCTTCGGAACAACGTCTTtg TAA